The following DNA comes from Microbacterium terregens.
GGTGGCGCGATCTGCGGGTGGTTCGGCGCTGTCTGCGCCCGTGTGTGTCGGGTCGGTCATGACGGGACTCCGTTCTTCTGGTAGCCGGTCGAACCGAATCCGCCGTCTCCGCGGACGCTGTCCGGCAATGCGTCGACCGGAATGAAGTGCGCTCGCGAGACCGGCATGACGATCAGCTGCGCGATCCGGTCGCCGACGGCGATGTCGTAGGCGTGCTCGGGGTCGGTGTTCAAGAGGGTGGCCTTGAGCTCGCCGCGGTACCCGGCGTCGACCGTGCCGGGGCTGTTGACGATGGTGATCCCGTGCTTGGTGGCGAGCCCGCTGCGCGGGACCACGAAGGCGACGTAGCCGTCCGGCAGCGCGATCCGCACGCCGGTGCCGACGAGTGCGCGCTGGCCGGGCTCGAGTCGCAGTGCCTCGGTCGAGACGAGATCGGCTCCCGCGTCGCCCGGGTGTGCGTACACCGGAACGTCGGGGGCGATAATGGGGACGTCCACAGTTTCAGCCACGCAATGAGGGTAATGCAGAAGACAGTGAGCGGTGTCCGCGCCAGTTCGGCCACCCGCTATCGAGAGCGACTCAGTCCGTCGCTGTGGGTGATCGCCAGCGCAGCCGTCGTCGCCCCGATGGCCGCGCTCGTCCTCTCGCCGTTCGACACGAACCTCGCGCTCGTCGCGGGCGCGGCGATCGGGGTGTGCTTCATCTGGCTGCTGATCGCGGGTTCGCCGGTCGTCGAAATCCGCGACGGAGTGCTCACCGCGGGACGCGCGCACATCGACGTGGGATTCACGGGTGACGTCGCGGTCGTCGCGGGCGCGGACGCCCAGCAGGCGCGCGGACCAGGTCTGAATCCGCGGTCGTGGCACGTCATCCGCGGCGGGATCGACGGGCTGGTGATCGTATCGATCACGGACCCCGACGATCCGGCGCCGTCGTGGGTCATCTCGTCGCGGACACCGGACCGGCTGGCGGCCTGGCTGCGACGCGCGCAGACTACGCCGCGCACTCCTGGCAGATAGGACCGTCGGCGTCCTCGTGGTCCAGCTGCGAACGGTGCTTCACCAGGAAGCAGCTGACACAGGTGAACTCGTCCTCTTGGGCGGGCAGCACGACGACATCCAGCTCGAGGTCGGAAAGATCCGCGCCGGGCAGCTCGAACCCCGAGGGGTTGTCGGCATCTTCCGCATCGACGGACCCGGACAGCTTGTCGGGGACGCGCTCCTTGAGTGCCTCGATCGATTCGCTGTCATCTTCGGTCTTGCGGGGGGCGTCGTAATCCGTGGCCATGCGTTAACGTCTCAACTTCCGGGGAATAGCTTGCGTGCACTGACCCTGTCGGGGCGGCGATAGTTTGCACGACCTGAACCCATTTCGCAAATGCGCAGTCGGTTTCGGGGCCTGCGTGCCGTGAAACTCGCGGCGCGCGCAGGATATTCCCGTCGTATGGCAACCGCTGTGTCAACATGGGCGCACACCGCTGGATCGGAGGGGCTTTTCGCATGGAACAGCTCAAAGTGATCGGAACCGAGGACGAGGTGCTCGTCCTGGTGACCGAGTCGGGTGAGCGGTTTTCGCTCCCCGTCGATGACGTATTGCGCGTAGAACTGCGCAAAGCGCGCAAGGAACGTGACGGTGATCCGCAGACCGTGCGGGCCAGCCCGCGTGAAATCCAATCGCACATCCGTGCGGGCATGTCTGCCGATGAGGTCGCGGCCCTGCTGGGCGCGCGCGTCGAGGACATCGCGCGTTTCGAGGGGCCGGTGCTCGCCGAGCGCGAACACGTCGTGGGACAGGCCCTCGCCGTCCCCGTGCTGCTCGGTGCCGAACTCGATCCGGATATCCACCCGACATTCGGCAGTGCGGTGCGAGCCAAGCTGGCCGAGGCGGGTGCCTCGGGCGAGCGCTGGACGAGCTGGAAGGGCCCCGGTGGCTGGATCGTCAAGCTCGAGTTCACCGCGAACGACGTAGACCATGACGCGCGGTGGGGCTTCGACCCCCGACGCAGCACGTTGTCGCCGCTCAACGCGGACGCGATCCAGCTGTCCCGCCAGGGTTCCCTTCCCGAAGGCCTGATCCCCCGGCTCCGTGCGCTCGATGCGACCCCGGTGAAGGACGACACACGCTTCGACAGCGGGGCATTCGGACCGCGCCGCATGCCGGAGGCCGACTTGGAGTCCCCGGACCTGCGCGAGCCGGTTGCGCCTGCCGTGCAGGAGGCCGCCATGAAACGGGCGACCGCGACGCCGGTCACCTCCTCGGAGACGGCGGACCTGCTCGAAGCGCTCCGCCGCCGCCGCGGTCAGCGGGAGCCGCTGCCGGGCACGGAGGAGATCCCCTCCGCCCGGGCACACGCACCGGTGGCGCTCTTCGACGCGCTCGAGCCCGGCTACGACGAGACACCCCGTGCCGAGGTGGAGACGCGTGAGCAGGAGATCGAGCACGCGGCGGTGGCTGAGGCCGCCGGCCGGCGTAAGGGCCGGCCGTCCATGCCCTCGTGGGACGAGATCGTGTTCGGGGCCCGCAGCGACGACTGATCCCGGTCAGGCGAACGCGCCGAGTCGGATGAGCGGCACGGTCCGTTCCTCGTTGGTCAGCGACCCGTGCTGGCCGACCATGCGTTGGGCGCCCTTGTCCTCGAGCCGGTCGTCGTAGTAGGCGATCCCGGATCGCGCGGCCACCAGCACATCGCCGATCCGCGGCAGCACATCGGCGGACACAGGGCCGAACAGACCCGCGGCAACCGCCTGGCTGCGGGAGAGCACCCACGACCGGCCGGATTCGGATGCTGTCCACCGGTCGAGCAGATCTGCGGAGGCACCGGGCTCGGCGTAGAGGTGCAGCATCCGCGGCTCCCCGCCGATGTGCCGGACACCGTCGAGCAGTCCGTCGTCGTCGCCCAGGAGCACGTGACGGTGGCGGGGAACGTCGACCATGCCATGGTCGGCGGTGACCACCGCGCCGGTACCGGGGGCGAGCGCATCGGCGAGGACGCGGGATGCGGCATCCATTCGCTCCAGGCCTGCCACCCACTCGTCGGACTGCCAGCCGCGTTTGTGACCGATCGCGTCGAGATCGGGCGCGTAGACGTAGATGAAGGCGCCCGGATTCCGTGCGGCGAGTTCGGCGGCGATCCCCGTGCGCTCTGCGACATCTTCGGCTGCGACGAACTCGGCGCCTCGCATGATCGCGGCGGTGAACCCGGTTCCGGCATACTCCCGTTTGGAGACGATGAAGGACGGACGCCCGGCGGCGGCCTGCCGCTCTGTGAGGGGCTCCGCGCGCTGCCACGCAGGGTCCAGCCCGTCGGTGTCCCACCCGCGCAGCTGGTTGAGGACCTGGTCGCTGTCTGGAACGAGGACGCGATAGCCCACGATGCCGTGCTCGCCGGGGCCGACACCCGTCAGCAGGCTGGTCAGGGCGGAGGCTGTCGTCGAGGGGAAGACGGTGCGCGCGATGTCCTTCTTGGACGCGGCGGCGGACAGGAACCGAGCGTGTCCGGCCCGCGCGCCGAGATTGGCGGCACCGAGGCCGTCGATGACGAAAACGATGACGCTGCGGGCCGGCGCGAACCACTGCGACGTTCCCTCCATCGCTGCGATCATCTGCGGCACGACACCGGTGAGGCTGCGGGCGCGTGGCGGCTCCGCGGGTAGGCTGAGTGTCATCGGGGCCAGTCTCGCACACCGGCGGGAGCCCCTCTCCGACCGCCGTTCCCCGAGGCCAGATAGCCATGCCCGCAGCGCCCATAGACTCCTCGCCCGACGCTGTAGAGCGCATCGAAGACGTCGACGTCTCGGCCGAGATGCAGGGATCGTTCCTCGAGTACGCCTACTCGGTGATATACTCCCGCGCGCTGCCGGACGCACGGGACGGCCTCAAGCCCGTGCAACGCCGCATCCTGTACCAGATGGCAGAGATGGGCCTGCGCCCGGATCGCGGCCACGTCAAGAGCGCCCGTGTCGTGGGCGAGGTGATGGGAAAGCTCCACCCCCACGGTGACGCCCCGATCTACGACGCGCTCGTCCGGCTCGCCCAGTCGTTCTCGCTGCGCGTGCCGCTCGTGGACGGCCACGGCAACTTCGGCTCGCTCGATGACGGTCCCGCCGCGCCGCGCTACACCGAGGCGCGGCTCGCCCCGCCGGCACTGGCGCTCACCGAGAACCTCGACGAGGACGTCGTGGATTTCATCCCGAACTACGACGGCCAGTTCCAGCAGCCCGCGGTCCTCCCCGCGGCATACCCCAACCTGCTCGTCAACGGGGCGGCGGGTATCGCGGTGGGAATGGCCACCAACATGGCGCCGCACAATCTCATCGAAGTCGTCGCCGCCGCGATCCACCTGCTCGAGAATCCCGAGGCGACGGTCGAGGAGCTCATGGACTTCGTCCCGGGACCCGACTTCCCCTCCGGGGGGATCGTGATGGGTCTGGACGGCGTCAAAGACGCGTACACGAAGGGGCGGGGCGCTTTCAAGGTCCGCGGAAAGGTGTCGGTGGAGCCGCTCGGCCCGCGCCGCACCGGCCTGGTCGTGACGGAGCTGCCGTACCAGGTCGGACCCGAGCGGGTGATCGAGAAGATCAAGGATGCCGTCCAGGCCAAGCGCCTGACCGGCATCGCCGACGTCACCGACCTCACGGACCGCAGTCACGGACTGCGCCTGGTCATCGGCATCAAGACCGGCTTCGACCCTCAGGCGGTGCTCGAGCAGCTCTACCGCCTCACGCCGCTCGAGGACTCGTTCAACATCAACAACGTGGCGCTGGTCGACGGTCAGCCGCAGACGCTGGGGCTCAAGGCGCTCCTCCGCGTCTATATCGACCATCGCATCCAGGTCGTGACCCGCCGCAGCCGCTTCCGGCTGGCTCGCCGCGAAGAGCGTCTGCACCTCGTCGAGGGTCTGCTCGTCGCGATCCTCGACATCGACGAGGTCATCCAGGTGATCCGCGCCTCGGACGACAGCGAGCAGGCCCGCGCACGCCTGCGCGACGTGTTCGACCTCAGCGAACTGCAGGCCGAATACATCCTCGAGCTGCGCCTGCGCCGGCTCACCAAGTTCTCGCGCATCGAGCTGGAGAGCGAACGGGACGCGCTCAAGGCCGAGATCGCCGAGCTGCAGCTACTGCTGGGCAGCAAGGAGCACATCAACGCGCAGGTCGCTCGCGAGCTCGAGGCAGCCTCCGACGCGTTCGGCACACCTCGACGGACGCTCCTGATGAACGCCAAGCCTCCCGTTGCGCGGCCCACGCGGGGTGCTCCGCTCCCCGACCTGCAGATCGCCGACGCTCCGACCGTGGTCGTGCTCTCGACCACCGGACGCGCCGTCCGCGTGGATCTGGTCGAGGGGCAGGAACTGGTGGCTCCCGCCCGCCGCAGCAAGCACGACGCGATCCAGGCGACGATGACGACCACCACGCGCGGCGAGCTGGGTGCCGTCACCACGGCCGGGCGCGTCCTGCGATTCACTCCGGTCGACCTGCCGTCGGTGCCACCGGCATCCGTGCAGCTGGGTGCGGGCGTCGTCCTGCGCGACTACCTCGGCATCACCGACAAGAACGAACGCGTCCTGGCCCTGATCCGTTTCGACGACGACACACCGCTCGCCTTGGGTACCCGACAGGGCGTCGTGAAGCGCATCGTGCCGTCCACGCTGGCGCCGAAACCCGACGTGGAGATCATCGGCCTCAAGCCGGGGGATGCTGTCATCGGGGCAGCTCTCGCATCCGACGACGCCGAGTTGGTCTTCGTCACCAGCGACGCGCAGCTGCTCCACTTCTCCGCCTCGGCGGTGCGTCCTCAGGGGGCGCCCGCGGGTGGAATGGCGGGCGTCAACCTGTCGACGAAGGCGAGCGTGGTCTTCTTCGGCGCCGTCGAGGGCGATGAGATCGTCGCGGTCACGGTGTCGGGGACCGAGGGCGTGCTGCCCGGGACGGATCCCGGACGTATCAAGATCTCCCGATTCGAGGAGTTCCCCGGCAAGGGGCGCGGCACGGGCGGCGTGCGCGCGCACGCGTTCCTCAAGGGCGAAGATCGCCTCATGCTCGCCTGGGTCGGCTCTGCGAACACACGCGCGGTCGGCCCCGACGGCGCGGCGCGCACCTTGCCGGAGGCCACCGCGAAGCGGGATGCTTCGGGCCAGCCCCTCGAGGCGGTCATCGGCTCGATCGGCCGCACTCTGGTGTGAGGTCCCGTCGGGGGCCCGACCGGCGCCTGCCGGGTTACGCGTCGATCGCCTCGCGGGAAAGGCGATCGGAGGAGTCGACGATGAACTCGCGGCGCGGCGCGACCTCGTTGCCCATCAGCAGTTCGAAGACCTTGCCGGCGGACTCGGCATCCTCCAGGCGGACACGGCGCAGAATCCGGCCGCTCCGATCCATGGTGGTCTCGGCGAGCTGATCGGCGTCCATCTCACCCAGCCCCTTGTATCGCTGGACGGGTTCCTGCCATCGTTTGCCGGACTTGGTGAGCTTCGCCAGCAGCGTGTGCAGCTCCTGCTCGGAGTAGGTGTAGATCGTCTCGTTAGGCTTCGACCCGGGGTTCATCACGATCACGCGGTGAAGCGGCGGAACGGCGGCGAAGACGCGTCCGTCCTCGATCAGCGGTCGCATGTAGCGGAAGAACAGTGTCAGTAGAAGGGTGCGGATGTGCGCGCCGTCGACGTCCGCGTCGCTCATGATGATGACCTTGCCGTAGCGCGCCTGCGACAGGTCGAATGTCCGCCCGGATCCCGCGCCGATGACCTGGATGATGGACGCGCATTCGGCGTTGGACAGCATGTCCGAGACCGAGGACTTCTGGACGTTGAGGATCTTGCCGCGAATCGGCAGGAGCGCCTGGTATTCGCTGTTGCGGGCGTCCTTGGCCGTGCCGAGTGCCGAGTTGCCCTCGACGATGAACAGCTCGGACTGCGCCACATCCGCCGACCGGCAGTCCACGAGTTTGGCGGGCAGCGACGAGCTCTCCAGCGCATTCTTGCGACGCTGGGTCTCTTTGTGGGCGCGTGCCGAGATGCGCGCCTTCATCTCCGATACGACCTTGTCCAGCAGCAGCGAGGTCTGCGCCTTGTCATCGCGCTTGGACGAGGTGAACTTCGCGGTGAACTCCCGAGTGACGACATTCGAGACGATCTGGCGCACGGCCGGCGTCCCGAGAATCTCCTTGGTCTGCCCCTCGAACTGCGGCTCGGGGACCCGCACCGTCAAGACCAGCGTCATCCCGGCGAGGATGTCGTCCTTCTCGAGCTTCTGCGTTCCGTTCGATGCCGGGCCCATCTTCAGCCGTCGCGCGTTCTGTTCGACCTGGCTGCGGAACACCTTCATCAGGCCCTGCTCGAACCCTTGCTGATGCGTGCCACCTTTCGGCGTGGCGATGATGTTCACGTAGCTGCGCATGGACGTGTCGTAGCCGGTCCCCCAGCGCAGCGCGATGTCCACGTGGCACTCGCGCTCGAGCTCGGTCGGGACCATGGCCCCGGAGGCCTGCAACACGGGAACGGTCTCGGTGAAAGAGCCTGTGCCGGTGAGGCGCCAGGTGTCGGTGACCGCCGCGTCCGGCGCGAGGTACTCGACGTACTCGGAGATGCCGCCGTCGTAGCGGAAGCTGGTCTCGACCGGATCGTCTGTCCGCTCGTCGCGGATGACGATCTCGAGTCCCGGGATCAGGAACGCCGTCTGTCGGGCACGCTGCTCGAGTTCGTCGAGGTGGAAGGTCGCGTCTTTCGTGAAGATCTGCGGGTCGGCCCAGTAGCGGATCCGGGTGCCTGTCACACCCTTCGGTGCTCGTCCGGCGAGGCGCAGTTCGGAGCTCTTCTCGAACGGCGTGAATGTGGAATCGGGCGCCGGGCCGGCGAAGACGCCCGGTTCACCGCGATGGAAGGACATCGCCCACGTCTTGCCGGCGCGGTCGACCTCGACGTCGAGTCGCGCCGAGAGCGCATTCACGACGGACGCGCCGACGCCGTGCAGACCACCGGATGCGGCGTACGAGCCGCCGCCGAACTTGCCGCCGGCGTGCAGCTTGGTGAAAACCACCTCGACCCCGGACAAACCGGTGCGGGGTTCGATGTCCACGGGGATGCCGCGTGCACGGTCGCGGACCTCGACGCTTCCATCGCGGTGCAGGATCACGTCGATGCGGCTGCCGTGCCCGCCGAGCGCCTCGTCGACCGAGTTGTCGATGATCTCCCAGAGGCAGTGCATCACACCGCGGGAGTCCGTCGAACCGATGTACATGCCCGGGCGCTTGCGGACCGCTTCGAGCCCCTCCAGCACCTGGAGATGGTGTGCAGAGTACTCGGAGGTCACAATCCTCAAGAGTATCCGGGGTGGTCGTCAGCGCTATGCACAGACACGGTGAACGGGCGCCGCGTACGCGGTGAGCGAAATGTGATCGCTTCCGGGCATTCTCCAGCGATCGCGTGGTTGTATGTGAGGACCCGCAAGGGATCGAGACGAGCGACGCTTACGAGGAGGACCCGAGATGAACACGCTTTCGACACCGACCGAGCCCGCCGTCCTCGAATACCGGCTCAGCGCGCTGGACCGCTGTGATTCTTGTGGCGCACAGGCCTACATCGCGGCCGAGGTCAATGGCAGCGAGTTGCTGTTCTGCGCACACCACGGACGCAAGTACGAAGAGAAGCTGCGCACGATGGCCACGAGCTGGCACGACGAGACGGCTCGCCTGCTCGAGTCCGTTTGAGGTCCTACCGGCCGCGGTAGGTTCGCTCCACGAGCGGAGAGATCCGAACGAGAATCTCTTCGCCGACGGTGTCGATCTCCTCGGCCAAGTCGGTCGCCGAGGTTCCGTCCGGACCGAAGACCCAGACCTCAGCCCCGACCACGGCGCCCTCCCAGGGCGCCAGCGTGGTGTGCGTCTCGGAGACGTGCAGAATCTCCTGCCGGTGTCCTGACACGTGGACGCTGGCGCGCGTGGCCAGCGTCGACGGCAGTCCGTGCAGGGACCCGACGCCGAGCGTGACCGCGTAGTCGCCGACCCGAGTGACGGTGGCGGCGAGAGCGGCGACGGGACGGATGCCGAGTTCGTCCTGACCGGGTCCACCCGCCGGGCGGATGCCGTAGCAGAACGCCCCCACGCGGGCCAGGTCGTAGCGGAACTCCGGCCGGGCGAACGACGCCGCGCTGGCGGACAGGTGTCGCACCTCGAGTGCGAAGCCCGCCGTCTCGGCTGCGGCGATCGCAACGTCGAAGACCGCGCGCGCGGCATCATCTTCCGCGTCGCTCGCCTCGGCGATGTGGCTCCACACGCCGACGACGCGCACGAGCCCCTCGGCGGAGAAGGACGCGGCGCGGGCGAGGATCGCGTCCCACTCCTCCGGGCGGATGCCGTTGCGATGCAGGCCCGTGTCGATCTTCAGGTGCACACGTGCGGTCGCACCCGCGCTTCGCGCGACCGAAGCGATCTGCTCCAGGAAACCCGCGTCGCCGACGCCCAGGTCGATCTCAGCCGCCAGAGCCGCGGCGATCTGGTCGGGGCCGACGGTGAGCCACGAGAAGATGCGTGCGTCGTGGCCGACGGCGGCGCGGGTGGCGAGCGCCTCGCGCACGTCGAACGCACCGAACCACGTGACGCC
Coding sequences within:
- the dut gene encoding dUTP diphosphatase, translating into MAETVDVPIIAPDVPVYAHPGDAGADLVSTEALRLEPGQRALVGTGVRIALPDGYVAFVVPRSGLATKHGITIVNSPGTVDAGYRGELKATLLNTDPEHAYDIAVGDRIAQLIVMPVSRAHFIPVDALPDSVRGDGGFGSTGYQKNGVPS
- a CDS encoding DUF3093 domain-containing protein; translated protein: MQKTVSGVRASSATRYRERLSPSLWVIASAAVVAPMAALVLSPFDTNLALVAGAAIGVCFIWLLIAGSPVVEIRDGVLTAGRAHIDVGFTGDVAVVAGADAQQARGPGLNPRSWHVIRGGIDGLVIVSITDPDDPAPSWVISSRTPDRLAAWLRRAQTTPRTPGR
- a CDS encoding DUF4193 domain-containing protein, whose amino-acid sequence is MATDYDAPRKTEDDSESIEALKERVPDKLSGSVDAEDADNPSGFELPGADLSDLELDVVVLPAQEDEFTCVSCFLVKHRSQLDHEDADGPICQECAA
- the sepH gene encoding septation protein SepH; protein product: MEQLKVIGTEDEVLVLVTESGERFSLPVDDVLRVELRKARKERDGDPQTVRASPREIQSHIRAGMSADEVAALLGARVEDIARFEGPVLAEREHVVGQALAVPVLLGAELDPDIHPTFGSAVRAKLAEAGASGERWTSWKGPGGWIVKLEFTANDVDHDARWGFDPRRSTLSPLNADAIQLSRQGSLPEGLIPRLRALDATPVKDDTRFDSGAFGPRRMPEADLESPDLREPVAPAVQEAAMKRATATPVTSSETADLLEALRRRRGQREPLPGTEEIPSARAHAPVALFDALEPGYDETPRAEVETREQEIEHAAVAEAAGRRKGRPSMPSWDEIVFGARSDD
- a CDS encoding nucleotide pyrophosphatase/phosphodiesterase family protein is translated as MTLSLPAEPPRARSLTGVVPQMIAAMEGTSQWFAPARSVIVFVIDGLGAANLGARAGHARFLSAAASKKDIARTVFPSTTASALTSLLTGVGPGEHGIVGYRVLVPDSDQVLNQLRGWDTDGLDPAWQRAEPLTERQAAAGRPSFIVSKREYAGTGFTAAIMRGAEFVAAEDVAERTGIAAELAARNPGAFIYVYAPDLDAIGHKRGWQSDEWVAGLERMDAASRVLADALAPGTGAVVTADHGMVDVPRHRHVLLGDDDGLLDGVRHIGGEPRMLHLYAEPGASADLLDRWTASESGRSWVLSRSQAVAAGLFGPVSADVLPRIGDVLVAARSGIAYYDDRLEDKGAQRMVGQHGSLTNEERTVPLIRLGAFA
- a CDS encoding DNA topoisomerase IV subunit A: MPAAPIDSSPDAVERIEDVDVSAEMQGSFLEYAYSVIYSRALPDARDGLKPVQRRILYQMAEMGLRPDRGHVKSARVVGEVMGKLHPHGDAPIYDALVRLAQSFSLRVPLVDGHGNFGSLDDGPAAPRYTEARLAPPALALTENLDEDVVDFIPNYDGQFQQPAVLPAAYPNLLVNGAAGIAVGMATNMAPHNLIEVVAAAIHLLENPEATVEELMDFVPGPDFPSGGIVMGLDGVKDAYTKGRGAFKVRGKVSVEPLGPRRTGLVVTELPYQVGPERVIEKIKDAVQAKRLTGIADVTDLTDRSHGLRLVIGIKTGFDPQAVLEQLYRLTPLEDSFNINNVALVDGQPQTLGLKALLRVYIDHRIQVVTRRSRFRLARREERLHLVEGLLVAILDIDEVIQVIRASDDSEQARARLRDVFDLSELQAEYILELRLRRLTKFSRIELESERDALKAEIAELQLLLGSKEHINAQVARELEAASDAFGTPRRTLLMNAKPPVARPTRGAPLPDLQIADAPTVVVLSTTGRAVRVDLVEGQELVAPARRSKHDAIQATMTTTTRGELGAVTTAGRVLRFTPVDLPSVPPASVQLGAGVVLRDYLGITDKNERVLALIRFDDDTPLALGTRQGVVKRIVPSTLAPKPDVEIIGLKPGDAVIGAALASDDAELVFVTSDAQLLHFSASAVRPQGAPAGGMAGVNLSTKASVVFFGAVEGDEIVAVTVSGTEGVLPGTDPGRIKISRFEEFPGKGRGTGGVRAHAFLKGEDRLMLAWVGSANTRAVGPDGAARTLPEATAKRDASGQPLEAVIGSIGRTLV
- a CDS encoding DNA topoisomerase IV subunit B; translation: MVTSEYSAHHLQVLEGLEAVRKRPGMYIGSTDSRGVMHCLWEIIDNSVDEALGGHGSRIDVILHRDGSVEVRDRARGIPVDIEPRTGLSGVEVVFTKLHAGGKFGGGSYAASGGLHGVGASVVNALSARLDVEVDRAGKTWAMSFHRGEPGVFAGPAPDSTFTPFEKSSELRLAGRAPKGVTGTRIRYWADPQIFTKDATFHLDELEQRARQTAFLIPGLEIVIRDERTDDPVETSFRYDGGISEYVEYLAPDAAVTDTWRLTGTGSFTETVPVLQASGAMVPTELERECHVDIALRWGTGYDTSMRSYVNIIATPKGGTHQQGFEQGLMKVFRSQVEQNARRLKMGPASNGTQKLEKDDILAGMTLVLTVRVPEPQFEGQTKEILGTPAVRQIVSNVVTREFTAKFTSSKRDDKAQTSLLLDKVVSEMKARISARAHKETQRRKNALESSSLPAKLVDCRSADVAQSELFIVEGNSALGTAKDARNSEYQALLPIRGKILNVQKSSVSDMLSNAECASIIQVIGAGSGRTFDLSQARYGKVIIMSDADVDGAHIRTLLLTLFFRYMRPLIEDGRVFAAVPPLHRVIVMNPGSKPNETIYTYSEQELHTLLAKLTKSGKRWQEPVQRYKGLGEMDADQLAETTMDRSGRILRRVRLEDAESAGKVFELLMGNEVAPRREFIVDSSDRLSREAIDA
- a CDS encoding DUF7455 domain-containing protein; amino-acid sequence: MNTLSTPTEPAVLEYRLSALDRCDSCGAQAYIAAEVNGSELLFCAHHGRKYEEKLRTMATSWHDETARLLESV
- a CDS encoding alanine racemase, translated to MTGPELRVDLNALAANIAVARARVAPAQLMLVVKDDAYGHGLAPIVTRAAAEGVTWFGAFDVREALATRAAVGHDARIFSWLTVGPDQIAAALAAEIDLGVGDAGFLEQIASVARSAGATARVHLKIDTGLHRNGIRPEEWDAILARAASFSAEGLVRVVGVWSHIAEASDAEDDAARAVFDVAIAAAETAGFALEVRHLSASAASFARPEFRYDLARVGAFCYGIRPAGGPGQDELGIRPVAALAATVTRVGDYAVTLGVGSLHGLPSTLATRASVHVSGHRQEILHVSETHTTLAPWEGAVVGAEVWVFGPDGTSATDLAEEIDTVGEEILVRISPLVERTYRGR